In a single window of the Tellurirhabdus bombi genome:
- a CDS encoding RagB/SusD family nutrient uptake outer membrane protein has product MKNLKYTLLFLLVTTTFSCKEDFLQRDPGVAIAQDDVFRDPVLATRFADNTYNFLLDDYGRLSLAQDYKGTTGQFTDEAIFGATDLNHGIVTMNQGKFLDGNSTDVTGVYNRMYQGIRNANVMLANVDAVTWTEAQNGKLIKAQQLYLRAFFYFELVKRFGGVILLDKPLQQTDNLDLPRNTYEETVAFILKDLADAESILSTESWGTFYSPESDWGSGHGGRATVGSVKALRARLLLLDASPLNNSTNDAAKWQKAADASKAIIDMGRYSLHSDYRTLLNQPTSSEYILIKVRPARNGNGSFLGDFLIPPSAGGAQGQLNPTQNHVDLYEMSNGKPISDPTSGYNPQDPYKNRDPRFYANILYNDMTWQSRRLAMWVDNSTTPPTYGADYQPGSNSYTRTRYYVRKLWPEAVRGGQNTSAILNFVFFRYGEVLLNYAEALNEAQGPVAEVYTYMNQIRTRAGMPALPTGLTKNQMRERIHNERAIELAFEEFRWWDILRWKKGTEIIPKTINAMDIEKTKTGFKYTVIAMPGIYQRVFQDHMHRYPIPRNEIFKSNGVLKQNPGW; this is encoded by the coding sequence ATGAAGAATTTAAAATATACCTTATTATTCCTACTGGTTACAACCACCTTTTCCTGCAAAGAGGACTTTCTGCAACGCGATCCCGGTGTAGCCATTGCGCAGGACGATGTGTTCCGCGACCCTGTTCTGGCCACGCGTTTTGCCGATAACACCTATAATTTTCTGCTTGATGATTATGGTCGCCTGAGTCTGGCCCAGGATTACAAAGGAACGACCGGCCAATTCACCGATGAGGCTATTTTTGGAGCTACCGATCTTAACCACGGCATTGTCACCATGAACCAGGGTAAGTTCCTGGATGGCAACTCAACCGATGTGACGGGTGTTTACAACCGGATGTATCAGGGTATCCGCAACGCCAATGTGATGCTGGCCAACGTCGATGCCGTGACCTGGACGGAAGCCCAGAATGGGAAGCTCATAAAGGCGCAACAGCTTTATCTGCGAGCCTTCTTTTATTTTGAGTTGGTTAAGCGTTTTGGGGGCGTCATTTTGCTGGACAAACCGCTGCAACAGACGGATAACCTCGATTTGCCCCGGAATACGTACGAAGAAACGGTTGCTTTTATCCTGAAGGATTTAGCCGATGCCGAATCCATTCTATCCACCGAAAGCTGGGGAACGTTCTACTCGCCCGAAAGCGACTGGGGTTCGGGCCACGGCGGGCGGGCTACGGTTGGCTCGGTGAAAGCCCTGCGGGCGCGGCTCCTTTTGCTGGATGCCAGCCCACTAAACAATTCTACCAATGATGCGGCAAAATGGCAGAAAGCGGCGGATGCTTCCAAAGCCATTATCGACATGGGCAGGTACAGTTTGCACAGCGATTACCGAACGCTACTGAACCAACCTACATCCTCCGAATACATCCTCATTAAGGTAAGACCCGCGCGTAATGGCAACGGTAGCTTTCTGGGCGACTTTCTTATTCCACCGAGTGCGGGGGGCGCGCAGGGCCAGTTAAATCCCACGCAGAACCACGTGGATTTGTACGAGATGAGCAACGGAAAACCTATTTCCGACCCTACTTCTGGCTACAATCCACAGGACCCGTACAAAAACCGCGACCCTCGTTTCTACGCCAATATTCTCTACAATGACATGACCTGGCAGAGCCGGCGGCTGGCCATGTGGGTCGATAACTCAACGACTCCGCCAACGTACGGCGCTGATTACCAACCCGGCTCGAATAGCTACACGCGGACTCGTTACTACGTTCGGAAGCTGTGGCCCGAAGCGGTTAGAGGGGGTCAGAATACATCGGCCATTCTCAACTTTGTTTTTTTCCGGTATGGCGAAGTGCTGCTCAACTATGCTGAGGCCCTTAACGAAGCGCAAGGTCCCGTTGCGGAGGTCTATACCTACATGAACCAAATCCGTACCCGCGCCGGAATGCCCGCCCTGCCGACAGGCCTGACTAAAAACCAGATGCGGGAGCGGATTCACAACGAGCGGGCCATAGAACTTGCTTTCGAGGAGTTTCGGTGGTGGGATATTCTACGGTGGAAAAAAGGCACTGAGATCATTCCAAAAACCATCAACGCGATGGACATCGAAAAAACGAAAACTGGCTTTAAGTATACCGTCATTGCCATGCCCGGTATTTATCAGCGGGTTTTCCAGGATCACATGCACCGGTACCCGATTCCTCGCAACGAGATTTTCAAAAGCAATGGTGTCCTCAAGCAAAATCCGGGCTGGTAA
- a CDS encoding RagB/SusD family nutrient uptake outer membrane protein, translating into MKKIYSQLVAFLLLTSLLSCKEDFLTFPYTDGNIRNESEIWTSDRNTRGFISNAYFGILNRYNLDGNGSLLAQASDEAVNSNLSSNINIFNNDTWSSLRTNDDQYNNMYNYIRRTNIFLENSLGSGVTPASDIPGLRGEAYFLRALYHFELMKRYGPIVVVTRSFTIDQDLDLPRNTLDEVVAQIVTDCDSAAAVLTPAIVDQASGDKGRATQTAALALKARTLLYAASPLNNPTGDATKWQRAADAAKAIIDLKKHSLLTQAQLPNLWNYGSQAYNAEVIFASQSDNNNTLELNNAPISYDGARGRTNPTQELVDAFDVRSTGKPITDATSGYNPANPYNDRDPRLNLFIITNNTNFKGKPVETFEGGKDNVPINVNNTKTGYYMRKFMSEGAFWGVGTAVNVRRPWVLFRYAEVLLNYAEALNEAQGPVADVYTFVNQVRARVTMPALPAGLTKDQMRERIQKERQVELCFEDHRFFDVRRWKKGEQLFNRPVSGMRITKNGTALTYQRFQVENRIFNEKMYRFPIPQTELNKAPKNLRQNPGW; encoded by the coding sequence ATGAAAAAGATATATAGTCAACTCGTCGCCTTTCTGCTGCTAACGTCGCTGCTATCCTGCAAGGAGGATTTTCTGACGTTTCCTTACACGGACGGCAATATTCGTAACGAAAGCGAAATCTGGACCTCCGACCGCAACACGCGGGGTTTTATCAGCAACGCTTATTTCGGTATTCTCAACCGCTATAACCTGGACGGCAACGGCTCGCTCCTGGCCCAGGCCAGCGACGAGGCGGTGAACTCTAACCTGAGTTCGAACATCAATATTTTTAATAACGATACGTGGAGTTCGCTGCGCACCAATGACGATCAGTACAACAACATGTACAATTACATTCGGCGCACGAACATCTTTCTGGAGAACTCGCTGGGCAGTGGCGTAACACCCGCCTCCGACATTCCCGGTTTGCGGGGTGAGGCGTATTTTTTACGCGCTCTCTACCATTTTGAGTTGATGAAACGATACGGCCCGATTGTGGTTGTAACGCGCTCGTTCACTATTGACCAGGACCTGGATTTGCCCAGAAATACCCTGGACGAAGTCGTAGCGCAGATTGTTACCGATTGCGATTCGGCAGCGGCGGTGCTGACACCGGCCATTGTCGACCAGGCGTCGGGCGATAAAGGGCGGGCTACCCAAACCGCCGCGCTGGCGCTCAAAGCCCGCACGCTGCTGTATGCCGCCAGTCCGCTGAACAATCCGACCGGCGATGCCACCAAATGGCAGCGGGCCGCTGATGCCGCCAAAGCCATCATCGACTTGAAAAAGCACTCGCTCCTGACCCAGGCGCAGCTTCCGAACCTCTGGAATTATGGCAGTCAGGCGTATAATGCTGAGGTTATTTTTGCCAGCCAGTCGGACAACAACAACACGCTGGAGCTGAACAACGCGCCCATCAGCTACGACGGGGCGCGGGGCCGCACCAACCCGACGCAGGAGCTAGTTGATGCCTTCGACGTGCGCTCAACAGGCAAGCCCATCACCGACGCAACATCGGGTTATAATCCGGCGAATCCGTACAACGACCGCGACCCCCGCCTGAACCTGTTCATTATCACCAACAACACGAACTTCAAAGGAAAACCCGTTGAGACCTTCGAAGGAGGAAAAGATAACGTGCCCATCAACGTCAATAACACCAAGACGGGTTATTACATGCGGAAATTCATGAGCGAAGGCGCTTTCTGGGGCGTTGGGACGGCGGTGAACGTGCGGCGGCCCTGGGTGCTGTTCCGGTATGCCGAAGTGCTGCTGAATTACGCCGAGGCGCTGAATGAAGCGCAGGGTCCCGTTGCCGACGTGTATACCTTTGTCAATCAGGTGCGCGCGCGGGTAACCATGCCCGCCCTCCCTGCCGGACTCACCAAAGACCAGATGCGGGAGCGGATTCAGAAAGAACGCCAGGTCGAGCTTTGCTTCGAAGACCACCGCTTTTTTGATGTTCGCCGCTGGAAAAAAGGCGAGCAGCTTTTCAACCGGCCTGTGTCGGGAATGCGGATTACAAAAAATGGCACGGCCTTGACGTATCAGCGCTTCCAGGTAGAAAACCGCATTTTCAACGAAAAAATGTACCGTTTTCCAATTCCGCAAACCGAGCTAAACAAAGCCCCGAAAAACCTGCGGCAGAATCCAGGCTGGTAA
- a CDS encoding glycoside hydrolase family 88 protein, producing MRTIKKTVLSLLIGFCPMAGFGQKAQIDKLFKLAEQQTDVMLKEIPAVSQANAKAPLVSPRTLSPTRALQLVAARDWTSGFFPGELWYLYEYTGKDKWKEEARAFTAKLENEKNNAGTHDMGFKIYCSYGNGYRLTKDPAYRDVIIQSAKTLTKRFKPAAGIIRSWDHHKEVWQCPVIIDNMMNLELLFAATRLTGDSAFYKVAVAHAKTTMKNHFRPDNSTYHVIDYDTLTGKVLKKNTHQGYSHESAWSRGQAWGLYGYTMCYRETKDKTFLEQAEKIARYMLDHPRMPKDLIPYYDYDAPGIPNEPRDVSAATVMASALYELSTFSANGKHYRAKADQVMKNLAANYVSPVGQNKGFILLHSTGSKPANSEVDVPLSYADYYFLEALLRQKALK from the coding sequence ATGAGAACGATAAAAAAGACAGTACTTAGCCTGTTGATTGGCTTTTGTCCGATGGCGGGCTTTGGTCAGAAGGCGCAGATCGATAAATTATTCAAGCTGGCTGAGCAGCAAACGGACGTGATGTTGAAAGAAATTCCGGCGGTGTCGCAGGCCAACGCCAAAGCGCCGCTAGTTTCGCCCCGAACCCTGAGTCCGACGAGAGCGCTGCAACTGGTGGCCGCCCGCGACTGGACGAGCGGTTTCTTTCCTGGTGAGCTTTGGTACCTGTACGAATACACGGGCAAGGACAAATGGAAAGAAGAAGCCCGAGCGTTTACGGCAAAACTCGAAAACGAAAAAAACAACGCCGGAACGCACGACATGGGTTTTAAAATCTATTGCAGCTACGGCAACGGCTACCGCCTGACCAAAGATCCGGCGTACCGCGATGTGATTATCCAGTCGGCCAAGACGCTGACCAAGCGGTTCAAGCCAGCGGCGGGCATCATTCGTTCGTGGGACCACCACAAGGAGGTTTGGCAGTGCCCCGTCATTATCGACAACATGATGAACCTCGAATTGCTATTTGCGGCCACGCGTCTGACCGGCGATTCGGCCTTTTACAAAGTGGCCGTAGCGCACGCGAAAACGACCATGAAAAACCATTTTCGCCCTGACAACAGCACGTATCATGTCATTGATTACGACACCTTAACGGGCAAAGTACTGAAAAAGAACACGCACCAGGGCTACAGCCACGAGTCGGCCTGGTCGCGGGGGCAGGCGTGGGGCTTGTATGGCTACACGATGTGCTACCGCGAAACCAAAGACAAGACCTTTCTGGAACAGGCCGAGAAGATTGCACGCTACATGCTGGATCATCCGCGGATGCCGAAAGACCTCATTCCGTACTACGATTACGACGCGCCGGGCATTCCCAACGAGCCACGCGACGTGTCGGCGGCCACGGTCATGGCTTCGGCGCTGTACGAACTGAGCACGTTTAGCGCTAACGGAAAACACTACCGCGCCAAAGCCGATCAGGTGATGAAGAATCTGGCCGCAAATTACGTCTCGCCGGTGGGGCAGAACAAAGGCTTTATTTTGCTGCACAGCACGGGGTCCAAACCGGCGAACAGCGAAGTGGACGTGCCGCTGAGCTACGCGGATTATTATTTTCTGGAAGCGCTGCTGCGACAGAAAGCCCTGAAATAG
- a CDS encoding c-type cytochrome codes for MRLFFSLCLWIGLSPAFAQTKKNTAPLGGQIIYEQYCLSCHLADGSGVPGLNPPLKQSDWVTGDKTRLINVILNGLQEAIEINGETYDNVMPAHDFLSDKEISDVLTFIRSSFNNKAEPITVEEVKKVRSAK; via the coding sequence ATGCGCTTATTTTTTTCTCTTTGTTTATGGATCGGTCTATCTCCTGCTTTCGCCCAAACCAAGAAAAATACAGCTCCGTTGGGAGGACAGATCATTTATGAACAATATTGCTTATCCTGCCATCTGGCCGATGGTTCCGGCGTACCCGGCCTCAATCCACCGCTGAAACAAAGCGACTGGGTAACGGGGGATAAAACGCGACTGATCAATGTCATTCTGAATGGTTTACAGGAAGCAATTGAAATCAATGGCGAGACGTACGACAACGTGATGCCTGCCCACGATTTCCTATCAGACAAAGAAATTTCTGACGTACTGACGTTTATTCGCAGTAGTTTTAACAACAAGGCTGAACCCATAACCGTCGAGGAAGTCAAAAAAGTACGCAGTGCTAAATAA
- a CDS encoding sugar phosphate isomerase/epimerase family protein has protein sequence MNLRIVLFLSLLLSTATLWAQPASPVGLQLYSFRDAFKKDVPGTLAKVKAMGFREVETAGNYGMPWPEYKKLLQQYGLKVICTGADFNDLERNVPKVLAQAKELDAKYVTCTWIPHNEDTFTAYDAQRAADVFNTAGRLLKENGISLVYHLHGYEFQPYKDGTFFDYFVENFEPKYVNFEMDVFWVKHPGQDPTALIQKYPKRFPLVHLKDRKPGTPGNNTGHVDVETNVTLGQGDIGIAEFMKAARKAGVKHYFIEDESSRAQEQVPASVAFLRKQK, from the coding sequence ATGAACCTACGAATTGTACTTTTTTTATCGTTATTGCTTTCAACGGCGACGTTATGGGCTCAGCCCGCGTCTCCTGTTGGTCTGCAATTGTATAGCTTTCGGGATGCCTTTAAAAAGGATGTTCCCGGTACGCTGGCCAAGGTAAAAGCCATGGGTTTTCGGGAGGTAGAAACCGCCGGGAATTACGGCATGCCGTGGCCGGAATACAAAAAATTACTGCAGCAATATGGTCTGAAAGTCATCTGCACGGGCGCTGATTTCAACGATTTAGAACGCAATGTCCCCAAAGTCCTGGCTCAGGCGAAAGAATTAGACGCCAAATACGTCACCTGCACCTGGATTCCGCACAACGAAGATACCTTCACCGCTTACGACGCCCAGCGGGCAGCCGATGTATTCAACACGGCGGGACGCTTACTGAAAGAAAATGGCATTTCGCTGGTGTATCACCTCCACGGCTACGAGTTCCAGCCCTACAAAGACGGCACCTTCTTCGACTATTTCGTCGAAAATTTCGAGCCAAAATACGTCAATTTTGAGATGGACGTATTTTGGGTAAAGCATCCCGGTCAGGATCCAACAGCGTTGATCCAGAAGTACCCGAAGCGGTTTCCGCTGGTGCACCTCAAAGACCGCAAGCCCGGTACGCCCGGCAACAACACCGGCCACGTCGATGTTGAAACGAACGTCACGCTGGGCCAGGGAGACATCGGCATTGCGGAGTTCATGAAAGCCGCCCGCAAAGCCGGAGTCAAGCATTATTTTATCGAAGACGAATCGTCCCGCGCCCAGGAGCAGGTTCCGGCCAGCGTGGCTTTTCTACGGAAACAGAAATAA
- a CDS encoding RNA polymerase sigma factor, whose protein sequence is MRLFVRHSTDEALIEGIRHGGTRRRFCEDRLYQKYVYFIHGGVLRHQLSEDDSASAYADAILTVIEKTCGGSFAGSSELKTDLYRTFANKCTDLLHQRTTSQSGFHQEDLRNDLLLPLPDEARAVVHQFMARQEVDILKTRLYRMSEKCRDQLLIWGEGISDDEIAQQMNYKTAALAKTSRLQCLAQLGTADKTEPTNDLATIDDYFADHLSVAERARLETRLQADPILAEKAAFYVQVRQIARSEARARRLAELDELRPRSRKRQLPIGIYASAIACLFLLASLGQWLSLRKTTTAEALANQFIEQHFDKLSNTLAVQSDSIQTGIRFFSAGKFTEAERIFSNLLEQAPDDENLLKLGGLVSLRAGNHAQAIACFDRLGQRSDSFANQEIFYEAITYLKQGQPNTKNTAKELLQRVIQENLEGKDEAERLLRKL, encoded by the coding sequence ATGCGGTTATTTGTTCGACATTCTACCGATGAAGCGTTAATTGAAGGCATTCGGCACGGGGGAACCCGGCGACGATTCTGCGAAGATCGCCTTTATCAAAAGTATGTTTACTTCATCCATGGAGGTGTCCTTAGGCATCAACTCTCCGAAGACGATTCTGCCAGCGCTTACGCCGATGCCATCCTGACTGTTATTGAAAAAACCTGCGGCGGCAGCTTCGCTGGAAGTTCGGAGCTAAAAACGGACCTTTATCGGACTTTTGCGAACAAATGCACGGACCTCCTCCACCAAAGAACAACCAGTCAATCTGGCTTTCATCAAGAGGATTTACGGAATGATCTTCTCTTGCCCTTACCCGACGAAGCGCGGGCGGTAGTGCATCAGTTTATGGCTCGGCAGGAGGTTGATATACTCAAAACCAGACTCTACCGAATGAGCGAAAAATGCCGGGATCAACTACTGATCTGGGGCGAAGGCATCTCGGATGACGAAATCGCGCAACAAATGAATTACAAGACGGCGGCGCTGGCTAAAACGAGTCGTTTGCAGTGTTTAGCCCAGCTAGGCACGGCTGATAAAACGGAACCAACCAACGATCTGGCAACCATTGACGACTATTTTGCGGATCATTTGTCAGTAGCAGAACGGGCCCGTTTGGAAACCAGACTGCAAGCAGACCCGATCCTGGCGGAAAAGGCAGCTTTCTACGTTCAGGTTCGGCAAATCGCCCGAAGCGAAGCCCGCGCCCGTCGGCTGGCCGAATTGGATGAATTGCGTCCCCGGTCTCGCAAGCGGCAGCTCCCCATCGGGATTTACGCCTCGGCTATTGCCTGTCTGTTCTTGCTGGCGAGTTTGGGACAATGGCTTTCCCTACGAAAAACAACCACCGCAGAGGCGCTGGCAAACCAGTTTATTGAGCAGCATTTTGACAAACTTTCCAACACGCTGGCTGTCCAGTCTGATAGCATTCAGACCGGGATTCGCTTTTTCAGTGCAGGGAAATTCACCGAAGCCGAACGCATTTTCTCCAATCTTCTGGAACAGGCTCCTGACGATGAAAACCTGCTGAAACTTGGTGGCCTTGTTTCCCTCCGGGCGGGCAATCATGCCCAAGCCATTGCCTGCTTCGACCGCCTCGGCCAGCGGTCTGACTCGTTTGCCAATCAGGAAATCTTTTACGAAGCCATTACGTACTTGAAACAGGGGCAACCGAATACTAAAAACACGGCCAAAGAATTGCTTCAGCGGGTTATTCAGGAGAATTTGGAGGGTAAAGACGAAGCCGAGCGGTTGCTTAGAAAACTGTAG
- a CDS encoding SusC/RagA family TonB-linked outer membrane protein, producing the protein MTDHKFFKLLLGLLLLLQGVVFAQGKQGGKANFSGRITDPNDKPVAGATVAVQETNTEVRTDKDGTFSIKAGLNDVLVIKRQGYASQTVTILSDADLTATLQPTLTDAGEDDDVVIPFGSRKKRQINGATVTYDTRNLPQVPIGSASATLAGRIPGLYVQQTGTAPGGDGANFQIRGRSTFGPSTVAVLVDGVPRDFNDIDINEVESVTVLKDAASLAWYGLRNGNGAVLVKTKKGSATQSSIRFDVQGGLQMPEKTIRSLNSYDYATLYNEASVNDGAQPIYNSDALNAYQNNSNPYLFPNNNYQNDFFKNQAASQRYVLSADGGSNTVRYFALVSYFNQDGLFKNTRSDDYNSNMTFNRFNFRGNVDFDVNPNLNISLNVAGRSENRRQPGANEAGTLLSLLYNTPPNAFPILNEDGSYGGSSLYQNNPLGILTDRGYTSTVVREMLATLNVRQKLDFWLEGLSAHINFNYDVQGNYTSGLNRDYQVIDATGASAVTFRNQAPLSYRSAAFASSNRRNEAWLGLDYDRTFGRHGVNASVRGYRYVSAAPERLDFRGQGVSSRVDYSYNNRYYLGFVGSYSGSENFAPGHRYGFFPAVSAGWVISDEAFLKPNAILSYLKLRASYGQAGSSDIGGSRFPFERFFARNTGGGGYLFGTGFSATTSANEVSIANPTITWETLTTLNAGVDFKLFNQALNASVDVFRSKRTGILTQSAIPGILGQTLTVNAGEVESKGIDLALDYTKTFNQFTVSLYGNLMASRDIILAENGQDGLPEYQRTIGRIVGSRLVFVSDGIFQNQAEIDNNPKQVLSGKVVPGDIRYKDVGGIDGNPDGIIDNLDRVRIDERDQPKAYFGFGTVVKYKIFDLSLHFQGITGRTIDIQGIVNSGPTSLNQESLRRWTPATASSAIYPRLGISDRANNTSGSDFWLASGDYLRLKNIELGMSLTNTFLNRYNLKNTRFYVGGFNLFAFDKLGLDIDPEIPGAGRGSAYPYVKTVYAGLRTSF; encoded by the coding sequence ATGACCGACCATAAATTTTTCAAACTACTCCTAGGCCTGTTGCTGCTGCTTCAGGGCGTCGTGTTTGCGCAGGGCAAACAGGGAGGCAAAGCCAATTTTTCGGGGCGCATTACCGATCCGAATGATAAACCCGTCGCGGGTGCAACCGTGGCTGTGCAGGAAACCAACACGGAAGTACGCACGGACAAAGACGGTACTTTTTCCATCAAAGCAGGCCTCAACGACGTGCTGGTCATCAAACGCCAGGGATATGCCAGCCAGACGGTCACGATCCTCAGTGATGCCGACCTAACCGCTACGCTGCAACCGACACTCACGGATGCCGGCGAAGACGATGACGTGGTTATTCCGTTTGGCTCGCGGAAGAAACGCCAGATCAATGGCGCTACCGTTACGTACGATACCCGAAACTTGCCCCAGGTTCCCATCGGGTCGGCCAGTGCCACGCTGGCGGGCCGGATTCCCGGCTTGTATGTCCAGCAAACGGGTACGGCACCGGGCGGTGACGGGGCCAATTTTCAGATTCGGGGTCGCTCAACATTCGGGCCTAGCACGGTAGCCGTTTTGGTCGATGGCGTTCCCCGTGACTTTAACGACATTGACATCAACGAAGTTGAAAGCGTCACGGTCCTGAAAGATGCGGCTTCGCTGGCCTGGTATGGCTTGCGGAACGGCAACGGTGCGGTGCTGGTAAAAACCAAAAAGGGCAGTGCAACACAATCGAGCATTCGTTTTGATGTACAGGGCGGTTTGCAGATGCCGGAGAAAACGATTCGTTCGCTCAATTCGTATGATTACGCAACGCTTTACAACGAGGCTTCAGTAAACGATGGTGCCCAGCCCATTTATAACTCGGACGCGTTAAACGCCTACCAGAATAATTCGAACCCGTATCTGTTTCCCAACAATAACTATCAGAACGACTTTTTTAAGAATCAGGCGGCCTCCCAGCGGTACGTGCTATCGGCTGACGGAGGGAGCAACACGGTGCGGTATTTCGCGCTGGTCAGCTATTTTAATCAGGACGGTTTGTTCAAGAATACCCGCTCAGACGACTATAATTCGAACATGACGTTCAACCGGTTTAATTTCCGGGGAAATGTCGATTTCGATGTAAATCCGAATCTGAACATTAGCCTGAACGTGGCGGGGCGGTCTGAAAACCGGCGCCAACCCGGTGCTAATGAAGCCGGAACGCTACTAAGTTTACTCTACAATACTCCGCCGAACGCCTTCCCGATCCTGAACGAAGACGGTTCGTACGGTGGTTCGTCGCTGTACCAGAACAATCCGTTGGGTATACTCACGGACCGTGGCTACACCAGCACGGTTGTTCGCGAGATGCTGGCGACCCTTAACGTGCGGCAAAAACTCGATTTCTGGCTTGAAGGCTTGTCCGCTCACATCAATTTCAATTATGATGTTCAGGGAAATTATACGTCCGGGCTTAACCGCGACTATCAGGTCATTGATGCGACGGGAGCTTCTGCCGTTACGTTCCGAAATCAGGCTCCGTTGAGCTACCGGTCGGCGGCCTTCGCCAGCAGCAACCGCCGCAACGAAGCCTGGCTTGGGTTAGACTACGACCGTACGTTTGGCCGGCACGGTGTCAATGCCTCCGTACGCGGCTACCGCTACGTGAGCGCCGCGCCCGAACGGCTGGATTTCCGCGGCCAGGGTGTGTCCTCGCGGGTCGATTATTCGTATAACAACCGCTATTACCTCGGTTTTGTGGGTAGCTATTCCGGTTCCGAAAACTTCGCTCCCGGCCACCGCTACGGCTTTTTCCCGGCGGTTTCGGCGGGCTGGGTCATTTCGGACGAAGCCTTCCTGAAGCCCAATGCGATTCTGAGCTACCTGAAATTACGCGCCTCGTACGGACAAGCGGGCAGCAGCGACATTGGTGGTTCGCGGTTCCCGTTTGAGCGATTCTTCGCCCGGAATACGGGTGGCGGCGGCTACCTGTTCGGGACGGGTTTTTCGGCAACTACCTCGGCCAATGAAGTGTCCATTGCCAACCCGACCATCACCTGGGAAACGCTTACCACGCTCAATGCCGGTGTTGATTTCAAATTATTCAACCAAGCCCTTAACGCCTCGGTGGATGTTTTCCGCTCGAAACGAACCGGTATCCTAACACAATCGGCCATTCCCGGCATTCTGGGCCAGACGCTGACCGTCAACGCCGGTGAAGTCGAAAGCAAAGGCATTGATTTAGCTCTGGATTATACCAAAACGTTCAACCAGTTTACGGTATCGCTCTACGGAAACCTCATGGCTTCCCGGGATATTATTCTGGCCGAAAATGGTCAGGATGGTTTGCCGGAATACCAGCGCACGATTGGTCGGATTGTCGGCAGCCGGTTGGTGTTTGTTTCGGACGGTATTTTCCAGAATCAGGCCGAGATCGACAATAATCCCAAGCAGGTACTTTCGGGCAAGGTGGTTCCCGGCGATATTCGCTATAAAGATGTGGGTGGTATCGACGGCAATCCAGATGGCATAATTGACAACCTCGACCGGGTGCGGATCGACGAGCGCGATCAACCGAAAGCTTACTTTGGCTTCGGCACCGTTGTGAAGTATAAAATCTTTGACCTAAGCCTCCATTTTCAGGGCATAACGGGCCGTACCATTGATATTCAGGGTATTGTAAACTCTGGTCCTACCTCGCTGAACCAGGAAAGCCTGCGCCGCTGGACACCCGCCACCGCCAGCTCGGCCATCTACCCGCGTCTGGGTATTTCTGATCGGGCCAATAACACATCCGGTTCGGACTTCTGGCTAGCTTCGGGCGACTACCTGCGGCTGAAAAATATCGAGTTAGGTATGTCGCTGACCAACACCTTCCTGAATAGATATAACCTCAAAAATACGCGGTTCTACGTGGGTGGTTTTAACCTGTTTGCCTTCGATAAACTGGGCCTGGACATTGATCCTGAAATTCCGGGAGCGGGCCGGGGCAGCGCCTATCCTTACGTGAAAACAGTGTATGCCGGTTTACGCACTTCTTTTTAA